TTCGACCGGCCACTCGAAGAACTTCACAGAATCCCCCGGCTCCAAGCCTTCAAATACCTCTAAATCACCCTCCCGAGGCTCCCGAGGATCGAGCGACGGGTCATGCACGATTTCCATAGCATCGTGATAGACCCCTCCTCACTTAATGCTGTCATCGAGTAGCTCTGCGCGCCGGCGTTTATCACTCAGGAGACATCAGTATCAAGTGCGTGTTGGGCCAGAACCGGATGGTTTTCGCCCGAGAGGCTTTCACGCGGGCGAGAAATCCCAGTCTTTATGTTGGCTCCCTTGGTGGGCAGCCGGGCAGCCTAACACCACCCAGAACCAGCCAAACATGCGATACCCGACCACAATCTACGCACGCGTCTCTACCCCCGAACAGGACATCGCCCAGCAGAAGGAGAAGTTGTGGAACCACGCCATCGACGAACTCGAGATCGAGCCCTCGAACATCGACGTGCTCGAAGACGAGGCCACCGGCAGCAACACAGACCGCGACGGCTACCAAGAGATGATGCGTCGCGTGTGTGAGGGAGAGACCGAACGCGTCATCGTCCGATCGATTACTCGCCTCGGGCGCAATATGCGCGATCTCAACGACGCCGTCCACGAGATCGTCGTGGACAACGGGTGTGGGCTTGTCGTCGTCAACGACGGTCTCCACATCGAACCAGATACAGAGGAACTCAACCTCGAGCAGAAGGCCATCCTCTATGGCCTCTCTTTCGCTTCCGACATCGAACACGAGATGATCAAGCAGCGAACCATCGACGGTCTCCGCGCCGCCGAAGAAGCCGGGAAGCGCATCGGTCGACCGATCTACGGTTTCACCTCTGAAGATGGGAACCTCCGGCCAGACAACGAGGAGTACGAGCAGGCTGTACAGGCGATCGTGGCCAAGGAGGAACTCGGCTGGTCAGACCGCCGTATCCAACGCCAGATCGGCGTGCCGCGACGAACAGTCCCTCGAGTCGTCGATCGACGCGACATTTACCTTGGAGACCGAGGCGACGACGACCTTGCCGAGCAGGCACGTGATGATCTGGAGGCGATTGGCCAGTAACACCGGTATCTGGCCATCTATGAGCATCACTCGCCGATATTCGTAACCACTACTTGAGTCAAAAGAGGGTCGACACTCTACGCTAATGGACTACTCTTCGGAAACTATCTCGACGACTTCCAACCGAGACTTATGTCGCGTGCAGGATGGACACTGTTCCCGAAACACGTCACCTTCTTTCACTGGCGGAAGTTCGTCGGCGTCGATGAGAACTGTGTCACCGCAACCGGGTAGCTTCTCGGTGTTTACCTCGTCGTTGTAGTCGGGCCGTTCGGGATTCGGGTGCAGGGCTCGGATATAGTCTGCCATGCGGTTCCCCATATCCAATCACCGTATGTAAATGTAGAACCGGAAAGGCTGCTAATTCAGGACAGGATTCTCCCTTGCCCACTCGGTCAGGAACTCTTAACTACTGGAACAGTCTCGGCATCTGCATTCTTGACAACGACAGAGGGACAGACGCATCCGCAACCTACTATTACGACGTACGAGTCTTCGACAGCATCCGAGTTTCCGTCGCTGATACCAGTAGTGTCGATGTCGATGACTGGGATATGATTGACTGGCAGTACCGTGGTGATCTCGACGACGTCTACCACGAGTTCTGCTGATCGACGGTCACCGACAACCCTACACGCCAGCGTCCCGGGCAAACACCTGCAACTGCTTCCGCCGCTCCTCGTCCCCGACGCCGTGACGGTCAAGCACGTCTGGCCAGTCTTCCTCGTTAGCGTCTACCATCTCCAGCAGAACATCCCGATAGTCCAGCAGTGCGGTCTTCATATCGTGTTCCTCGGGACTGACCGTGACTTTGTCGTCAAGCTTCACGTTCAGCGTCTCGTACCCATCGAGTTCGACGATTTCAACAATCGCACCCTCCTCAACTGCCTCGTGCAAGTGCGCGAGCGGATCGTCCAAGTCTGAGACCTTCTCTTCCACCATATCTGTACCACGCCACCTGCTGCACTTAGGTTTCAGCATCCCACTGGACTCAGCAGATTTGTCCTGTACTCCGCCCGGTTGCCCGGTCGCTGCTATACATTCTTGACATCAGGTGACGTTCGGCGAGCGGTGCGGCCAGCCCGGTTACCACTCGAAAAGGTCTACAGGTCATCAACCTGCTTCCAGCTATGGAAGAACGCGCCCTCCTCCGTTACGCAGACCCGAATACGTCCGATCGGCGAGCCCTCGTACCGCTCACCGGGTTCGACGTGATCGTAAGCCTGTTCGCCACACTCGGGGCACTCGTCCACGGGAGTCTTATCGATTCCCATATCTGTCATTCCCGTACGGAAGACCATAGAGGCCGGCACACGTCCGTGGGAGAGATCCAATCAACCGACGATATGCTTAAATTTCCTTTTGAAGAGGCGAACGAACTCCTTGACGACGTGGACATCGTAGACGAGGTGATGGACAAAGGAATGCGCGAGTATACCCGCCTCTGGTTACTCGGGGTCACCGACGGCATCTATCGCGAGATGGAAGCCCGGAGAGAACAGGTCTGATCACCAGATATTTCGACTCTATCCTTGCTTCTCGTAGACTAAGAAGTACGAGTGGTTCTTTCGGGCCCGACGTTGTTCATACATCCTCCCTATAGTAGGTGTATCAGGTCGGACGACGACGAACAAATCCTTGGCGTGGAAGTCCATCTCCTCGTAGATATTCGTCACCTCAATGTGGGTAAGACGCTGCTCGTTCCGACTGACCTCATCCTGCATTTTCGCTATGAGGAGACCATCATCACGTAGCACACGACGGGCTTCCTCTCCAGCTGCCGCGTACATCTCGAGAACCGCATCATGGTAGGTCGCCGACTGTTCGCCGGTCGTCCCGACATAGCGATCCTTGATCCAGTAATCGTTGTCCGACGGCTTGTCCGGCGTTTCGTAGAACCCCTCGGCGTACGGTGGATCGAGGACGACGCAGTCGAACGACGCGTCGTCGTAGGGAAGGTCTCGACAATCGACCCCGTCTGTAGAGTCTGGTGATCGCGAGGGATCGATGTCCGTCGCAGTCAGTTCGTACTTTCCTGACGGGACTTGACGCCAGAAGACGCCCTCTCCATAGGTAACGTCGGCTATCTCTGAACCGGGCTCGACGTGCAGGTCAAGTACCTCGGGGAAGACCTCGTCGTTCGTCCCCTTATGTGCCGAGAGAATGGCGTCTTCTGCCGCGACACGTTCCGGTTCTTCATCATCCGAGGACGAGTCCTGCTCCTCTTCGTCTGAACTCGAAGTCCCGTCCTCGTCGTCAGACTCTGTCTCTGTTTGAACTCGGTCGCGAACCTTCTGGTACGCACCGTAGACAGACTGCTCCTCGCGGTCGAGTTTGTCGACCTCGTGTTGGGCGACAGTATCTCCATCTTGAGCGGCATCCCAGACTGTCTTCGCCATATCGTACGTGCGCCCGGAGCCGAAGCCAACCGTATCGGCGACCTTGTCTCGCGTCTTACCGAAGTCGTCGTCGGGCGAGGACATCTCTTCGTCACCTCGTGAAGAATTTTCCACGATGTCCGTACGCGTCCCCTGTCGTTGGCGCGCGCGCTCGCGCTCAATTCGTTCTAGCTCCTCTGCCTCTCTGAGCTTCTGGCTAAACGACTTGTCTCGGCTCTGGTTGTGGACGAGGAGTCGCTCCTGTCGCTCAAGATCTGTCTCTAAGCGGACGAATCGAACGGGAACTTGCTCCAACCCGACTTTCTTTGCGGCCTCCGTGCGTCGATGTCCAGAGATGATGGTCGGCTGATCGGCGACCTCCCCGGCCTCTGGTTGTGGATCGGCGACAATTGGCTCTACAACACCGATTTCCTCGATGCTCGATAGTAGCGCCTCGTCGGGGTCTGTACGGTCGCCATATACGTCATCGTTCAACGGATGTGGCTCGAGAGAGTCCGGATCGAGATATTCAATCTCCGATGGCACCGCCTCAGCCATTTTTCAAATAGGTGGTGAGGGGCTCCCAATAACTGCTTCGTCACAAACTTAGCACTCTTCGAAATCCGGGGACGGCACGTACCTACATCTAAAGTCTCCTCGATTCGTTTTTCCCTATCAACTAAGTGGTGTGGATGGTTCGAGACAAAGTATGACTCTCCGCACCGACGGAAAGGGAACTTCCCTGCCGTCGCTCGACTCGACATTCTCTCACGAAGAGGTGTCGATGGCGCTCACTAGATGCGGGCTTCTCGTAGAACGGGCAGAGACGCTCGCTCGGCTGTACGCCCAACATCGAGATTGGACAGTCGTCGAAGAGCAATGGGTCGAAGAACGGTTCGACGAGCGCAGTACGCGCGGCAGTTCGAAGGGCATCTATCGCGCTCTCAGCTCGCGATTCAAGACAGCGGGAAGCGAACTCCCGTCAATCGTCCAACTTCCGACGGTCTTCGATCAATGCGAGACGAAACGCGATAAGGCGCAGGTACTGTACTTCTACCTAGTGGAGGACGATCCTCTCGTGAAGTACATCGTCCACCGATACGCCAATCGGCTTCAGGAGTCCGGCGTCGACGGGCTGGACTTCGAGCAGGACACAGTCGAACGCCTTCTGAACGAATTCCATTACGATGATGGGAGCGAGTTTGATTACGCAGAATCGACGACGCGTCGGTGGGGCGAAGGACTCCGCTCTGTGATGCGAGAGATCGACGTTCTCGACACACAGCAGGCGTTAGAGGGGCAAATCCCCAATATTGGGACGACACCGTTGCTCGTCGCGTCAGGTTACTCGTGGGAGACCCACAGCGATGACTGGCTCTCCCAGCCGACCGGATGGCTCTACCTCTTCCAACCGGAACAGTACTGGGACTCCTTGGCCGAACGCATAAGCGATCATCCGAATTGGGAAGCAAGCGGAATTCACGGTGAACTGAGGCTCCAGCCGGTCGCCGACACGTACGACTGGGCCGAACCGTGGGAGGGCGAAGTATGACTGACGAGAGCTGGTTCGCCGCCGATGTTGGGAGCGATTTCGAGGAATCTGTTCGCATCGACCGCGAGGATGACGGTCGCGATCACCGTCTGGAATCGATCGACACCTACCACGTGACGGAGGAGTCTGAGGACTTCATGTCCGACTTCTTCTCGCGCCTGCTCGGCCGTTCCGAGGATATGCGGTCGGGCGCGAACTACTGGCTCTACGGGTACTACGGGAGCGGGAAGAGCCACCTCCTCAGCGTGCTCCGCGGCCTGCTAGATAGCGAATGGCTTCGAGAGCGCGAGGATGTCTGGGAGCAGCTAACCGACGGTCGTGAGCTGGACACGCTCGAAACCACGTGGTCATCGATCCACGATGAGTACGAGGTCATCCCGATCTCGGTGAACCTCCTGAAGCATCAGGGTCAGAAGAAATTGAGCTTCAGCGAGATCGTTCTCCGCAGTGCTCACACGTCGGAACGGCTCACCGGTGCCGAGGGAGGGCTCTCGTCGCAACTCGACGTCGCCTTCTTCGAGGACTGGTATCGGACGACCGACGCGTGGGAGGATCGGACTGCCAACACCCAAACGGCACTACGGAGTACGGTTGATAGTCCCGAGAAGTACGACTGGGAAGACGTTCAGCAGTACAACGCTCTCGCGGACACCGTTCTTCCCACACTCTTCGAGCAGGAGACCGGCACGGCGGATGGTTTAGACGATCTGATACCGTCCGATCTCGACCCCCAAGCGATGGTCGAGCGCCTCGAACAGTTGCGGAGCGATCGCGAAGAGGAACTCGGCCGCCCAGTCAAGCTCGTACTACTGCTGGACGAGGTCAGTCTCTTCATCGGGACGGACTTCGACCGCCTCACCGAGTTACAGACCCTTGCGGAGAGCGTCGACGAGACCGGTGACGGTGACATCCAACTTGTGGCGACGGCACAGGCCAAAATCGAGGACGTCCAGCCGCAGTTCGCGGCTCGCGGGGCCGACTTCAGTATCGTCAAGGATCGGTTCCCGCACCGATTTGGCCTTCCGAGCCGACACGTCGGCGAAATATCGACCCAGCGGTTGCTCAAAAAGACGGTGGACGGGAAGGAGGATACGGAACGCGTCCTCAATCGAACCAG
The DNA window shown above is from Halopiger xanaduensis SH-6 and carries:
- a CDS encoding recombinase family protein — its product is MRYPTTIYARVSTPEQDIAQQKEKLWNHAIDELEIEPSNIDVLEDEATGSNTDRDGYQEMMRRVCEGETERVIVRSITRLGRNMRDLNDAVHEIVVDNGCGLVVVNDGLHIEPDTEELNLEQKAILYGLSFASDIEHEMIKQRTIDGLRAAEEAGKRIGRPIYGFTSEDGNLRPDNEEYEQAVQAIVAKEELGWSDRRIQRQIGVPRRTVPRVVDRRDIYLGDRGDDDLAEQARDDLEAIGQ
- a CDS encoding ParB/RepB/Spo0J family partition protein; the protein is MAEAVPSEIEYLDPDSLEPHPLNDDVYGDRTDPDEALLSSIEEIGVVEPIVADPQPEAGEVADQPTIISGHRRTEAAKKVGLEQVPVRFVRLETDLERQERLLVHNQSRDKSFSQKLREAEELERIERERARQRQGTRTDIVENSSRGDEEMSSPDDDFGKTRDKVADTVGFGSGRTYDMAKTVWDAAQDGDTVAQHEVDKLDREEQSVYGAYQKVRDRVQTETESDDEDGTSSSDEEEQDSSSDDEEPERVAAEDAILSAHKGTNDEVFPEVLDLHVEPGSEIADVTYGEGVFWRQVPSGKYELTATDIDPSRSPDSTDGVDCRDLPYDDASFDCVVLDPPYAEGFYETPDKPSDNDYWIKDRYVGTTGEQSATYHDAVLEMYAAAGEEARRVLRDDGLLIAKMQDEVSRNEQRLTHIEVTNIYEEMDFHAKDLFVVVRPDTPTIGRMYEQRRARKNHSYFLVYEKQG
- a CDS encoding DUF1819 family protein; amino-acid sequence: MTLRTDGKGTSLPSLDSTFSHEEVSMALTRCGLLVERAETLARLYAQHRDWTVVEEQWVEERFDERSTRGSSKGIYRALSSRFKTAGSELPSIVQLPTVFDQCETKRDKAQVLYFYLVEDDPLVKYIVHRYANRLQESGVDGLDFEQDTVERLLNEFHYDDGSEFDYAESTTRRWGEGLRSVMREIDVLDTQQALEGQIPNIGTTPLLVASGYSWETHSDDWLSQPTGWLYLFQPEQYWDSLAERISDHPNWEASGIHGELRLQPVADTYDWAEPWEGEV